A portion of the Piscirickettsia litoralis genome contains these proteins:
- a CDS encoding phage antirepressor KilAC domain-containing protein encodes ISESTGSLCITDAAKDLQIRPKGLFTWLSNNRWIYWRTPKGSWIAYQDKVMRGLLEHKITVIERGDGTEKTTEQVRITSKGLTKIAESFANNEQNISVSEVMNNTAEFWGRIGKNLSCQRI; translated from the coding sequence GAATATCTGAATCCACCGGCAGCCTCTGCATTACCGATGCGGCAAAAGATCTCCAAATACGCCCGAAAGGCTTATTTACTTGGCTAAGCAATAATCGCTGGATTTATTGGAGAACTCCTAAAGGCTCATGGATAGCTTACCAAGACAAAGTAATGCGTGGGCTACTTGAGCATAAAATCACTGTCATTGAACGCGGTGATGGGACAGAAAAAACTACTGAACAAGTGCGAATCACAAGCAAAGGACTAACTAAAATCGCAGAAAGCTTTGCCAACAATGAGCAAAACATCTCAGTAAGCGAAGTTATGAATAATACCGCTGAATTTTGGGGTAGAATCGGGAAAAACTTAAGTTGTCAAAGGATTTAA